Proteins from one Candidatus Babeliales bacterium genomic window:
- the trxB gene encoding thioredoxin-disulfide reductase: MQNSTRSLVILGAGPAGLTAAIYAARANLKPVIIEGPKPGGQLMGTTDIENWPGSGSIKGPELMINMADHAKKFNVETISGSVTAVDLSQKPFVITVDGKKQIQAHSIIIATGATPNQLNCPGEAEFWGKGVSTCAVCDGAFYRDQEIIIVGGGDSSMEAASFLRRNGNKITIVHIGDKLTASHAMQARVLDKPEINIIYNSTVTAIHGKDGKLTGATVANQLTGQTQELKADGLFLAIGLKPNTTMFAGQVERTQTGHIVVHDLVKTSVPGVFAAGDVQDPKYRQAIVSAGFGCMAALEAERYLADQHLD; the protein is encoded by the coding sequence ATGCAAAATTCCACACGCTCTTTAGTTATTTTAGGCGCAGGTCCTGCTGGACTTACAGCAGCTATTTACGCGGCACGCGCAAACTTAAAACCTGTTATCATTGAAGGCCCTAAGCCTGGTGGCCAGCTTATGGGAACTACCGACATTGAAAACTGGCCTGGATCTGGCTCCATTAAAGGCCCTGAGCTCATGATCAATATGGCTGATCATGCTAAAAAATTTAACGTTGAAACTATATCTGGCTCAGTTACTGCTGTAGATCTTTCCCAAAAGCCTTTTGTTATAACCGTTGATGGAAAAAAACAGATTCAGGCACACAGTATCATCATCGCTACAGGAGCAACACCAAACCAACTTAATTGTCCCGGAGAGGCAGAATTTTGGGGCAAAGGTGTGTCGACATGCGCTGTCTGCGATGGAGCGTTTTATAGAGATCAAGAAATTATTATCGTGGGCGGCGGAGATTCAAGCATGGAAGCTGCTTCTTTTTTACGCCGTAATGGCAATAAAATAACCATTGTCCACATTGGCGACAAACTGACTGCATCGCATGCGATGCAAGCTCGAGTGCTGGACAAACCAGAAATTAACATCATTTACAACAGCACGGTTACGGCTATCCATGGCAAAGATGGTAAGCTCACTGGTGCTACGGTTGCCAATCAGCTCACTGGGCAAACTCAAGAACTGAAAGCGGATGGACTATTTTTAGCTATCGGCCTTAAGCCAAACACTACCATGTTTGCCGGTCAAGTTGAGCGAACTCAAACTGGTCACATAGTTGTGCATGATTTAGTTAAGACATCGGTTCCTGGGGTATTTGCAGCTGGTGATGTGCAAGATCCAAAGTATCGTCAAGCCATTGTTTCTGCTGGTTTTGGATGTATGGCTGCCCTTGAAGCTGAAAGATATTTAGCTGACCAGCATCTGGATTAG
- the rpmH gene encoding 50S ribosomal protein L34, with product MSVTFFRKSRVKRNRKHGFLKRMSTKDGRNIIRRRRAKGRTRLAVHA from the coding sequence ATGTCAGTAACATTTTTTAGAAAAAGTCGCGTTAAACGTAACAGAAAACACGGATTCTTAAAACGTATGTCTACCAAAGATGGTCGTAACATCATCAGACGTCGCCGAGCAAAAGGCAGAACTCGTTTAGCAGTTCATGCATAA
- the rnpA gene encoding ribonuclease P protein component, protein MNLESMQNASKNLSKFKKKELDHFFNTATCKKKNQAFTFLTAPTISLPFGRILVIASRKYGNSPERNLLKRRCKAIFWEEKLYEKKIDLIIIARPSGKKYDFAQLKELLLAIFI, encoded by the coding sequence GTGAATCTTGAATCTATGCAAAACGCATCTAAAAATCTTTCAAAGTTCAAAAAGAAAGAGCTTGATCACTTCTTTAATACGGCAACGTGTAAAAAAAAGAATCAAGCTTTTACTTTTTTGACGGCTCCGACAATCTCTCTACCATTCGGTAGAATTTTAGTTATCGCATCCCGAAAATATGGAAACTCTCCCGAGCGCAATTTACTTAAACGTAGATGTAAGGCTATTTTCTGGGAAGAAAAATTATATGAAAAAAAGATCGATCTTATAATCATTGCTCGACCTTCTGGAAAAAAATATGATTTCGCTCAACTTAAAGAACTTCTGCTTGCAATTTTTATCTAA
- a CDS encoding EndoU domain-containing protein, with protein sequence MKRFLLRILCVVTVTHGLMLGSSGQAQRQRYFQQQPPQYEQYLQQQQQPPQPLSSQQLMLPIPKSKADSSSTLLGSQIPQNLSNSMLDSSKRSNITPTKRLSYYQEDTSSPSRQGDNFSSGAAYGGPSGAGYGGPFGAAYGGPSQDELEESIKGEPRTPEPVRREGVLFRIGLFLENIEKDLAQKVEGTPTSKESPSLVRTDDVSPSPFNQQPRSARTDEKLSSSRLGQSMTPPIPSETVNNDTGQSPLQGINEGSFRSTPEIPKPRKRLGQSIGKNRDSGGRPVFARDQVNILLNREQFQTSDEEYKEALKTLKKIAKMNGGIPNDLVNEVKEVVEYFVAIINDDLSDAQQGSHVIRIDPSIKAGLSGKVLVKFKGGHLGGTSENLQEFGLVKISKKVSDSNGSTYYLLINPFSGHGETIEKTEFPTTWKPADIIGSIKKALKENITWAVDQNDTSGWVNASIKIEGVKVNLVAPKRNQNIIITAYPVIENVEQLLKEQKEKQQEEIKSKKEDQQRLDSSLKLESSLSLEDFFGSSTKPIRKESEVRFIENDPSKNLFEQMSSGVVASSKNTKSRNLDDDETEFTIVAPLEKNVVDRNLFSNQSKPVAKISAKPAAPASNEQHLQQYVKREMLPTTKSVEQQQRIAASSAAATALLASSSGRTPKVLSLTPKKQQPLP encoded by the coding sequence GTGAAAAGATTTTTATTAAGAATTTTATGTGTTGTTACGGTGACGCATGGGTTAATGCTAGGCAGTAGTGGGCAAGCTCAGCGGCAACGGTATTTTCAACAACAGCCGCCGCAATATGAACAGTATCTGCAGCAACAACAACAGCCTCCGCAACCCCTGTCGAGCCAACAGTTAATGCTTCCGATTCCAAAATCGAAAGCAGATTCTTCATCAACACTACTAGGGAGTCAAATTCCTCAAAACTTGAGTAATTCAATGTTAGATTCGTCAAAACGAAGTAATATTACGCCTACAAAAAGACTTTCTTACTATCAAGAAGATACCTCATCTCCATCAAGGCAGGGAGACAATTTTTCATCTGGGGCTGCTTATGGAGGACCGTCTGGGGCTGGTTATGGAGGACCATTTGGTGCTGCTTATGGTGGACCGTCACAAGATGAGTTGGAAGAGTCAATCAAAGGTGAACCTAGAACGCCAGAACCAGTTAGGCGTGAAGGGGTACTTTTTAGAATAGGCCTATTTTTAGAAAACATAGAAAAAGACCTAGCGCAAAAGGTTGAAGGCACGCCAACTTCAAAGGAATCTCCATCGCTAGTACGAACAGATGATGTTTCGCCATCGCCATTTAATCAGCAACCAAGGTCTGCTAGAACTGATGAGAAATTATCATCGAGTAGGTTAGGTCAATCAATGACGCCTCCTATACCTTCAGAGACAGTTAACAATGATACAGGACAGTCTCCTCTGCAAGGTATAAATGAGGGCTCTTTTCGCAGTACGCCAGAGATACCAAAACCTCGTAAGCGATTAGGACAGTCAATTGGTAAAAATAGAGATAGTGGAGGTCGTCCAGTATTTGCTCGTGATCAGGTAAATATATTGTTAAACCGAGAGCAATTCCAAACAAGTGATGAAGAGTATAAAGAGGCCTTAAAAACTCTTAAGAAAATTGCAAAGATGAATGGAGGGATACCTAACGATTTGGTTAACGAAGTAAAAGAAGTAGTTGAATATTTTGTTGCCATTATCAATGATGATTTAAGTGACGCGCAACAAGGATCTCATGTTATTCGCATTGATCCTTCCATTAAAGCAGGCCTCTCTGGAAAAGTTTTGGTTAAATTTAAAGGTGGGCATTTAGGAGGTACTAGTGAAAACTTACAAGAATTTGGTTTAGTGAAAATTTCAAAAAAAGTATCAGATAGTAATGGTTCTACTTATTATCTTTTAATAAATCCATTTAGTGGTCATGGTGAAACAATTGAAAAAACAGAATTTCCAACAACGTGGAAACCTGCGGATATAATAGGATCTATAAAAAAGGCACTTAAAGAAAATATTACATGGGCTGTTGATCAGAATGACACAAGCGGTTGGGTTAATGCTTCAATAAAGATTGAGGGCGTTAAGGTAAATCTAGTTGCACCAAAACGTAACCAAAACATTATAATAACAGCATATCCTGTTATAGAAAATGTAGAACAATTGCTGAAAGAGCAAAAAGAAAAACAGCAAGAAGAAATAAAATCTAAAAAAGAAGATCAACAGAGGTTGGATTCATCTTTGAAATTGGAAAGTTCACTGTCTTTAGAGGATTTCTTTGGATCGTCAACAAAGCCAATAAGAAAAGAATCAGAGGTAAGATTTATTGAAAATGATCCATCTAAAAATTTATTTGAACAAATGAGTAGTGGTGTTGTAGCATCATCAAAAAATACTAAATCAAGAAATTTAGATGATGATGAAACAGAGTTTACAATAGTCGCACCGTTAGAAAAAAATGTAGTTGATCGTAATTTATTTAGTAATCAGTCAAAACCAGTGGCAAAAATATCAGCAAAGCCAGCAGCACCTGCATCAAATGAGCAACATTTACAACAGTACGTTAAACGCGAAATGCTTCCCACAACAAAATCAGTAGAGCAACAACAAAGAATAGCGGCAAGCTCTGCAGCCGCAACAGCTCTATTAGCAAGTTCATCTGGGAGAACACCAAAAGTATTATCATTAACACCTAAAAAACAACAACCATTGCCATAA